The Sulfolobus sp. A20 genomic interval TTCAGTTTAACCCTCTGTTTTAAACTTAAGCTATTTGAGCTTTGTTGGTTATTTAGATTTTTTGGATTACATCTACTTTTCCACATCCTTATAGCTACAGCTATCATTAGAAAACCGAAGAGAAATAGGATTAACGCTCCAGACATTAAATGACTAATGTAAGCTCCTATTACGTCTCCAACAATCCCCGGTATAGTAAAGATTACTCCTTCAGCAACTCTGACATTTCCTTTTTTCCAATGCATAAATGAATTGATATAAGCATTAAGTCCCACAGCTAAGGCAGTTGTCCCAATCGTCAAGTGTGTTATGTATGAATATTCGGGAGAACTAGGCGGTACCCCGTTAGCCAATCCTACGAAGTAAAGTAATAAGGGTATTGCTAATATTGATCCACCTCCCCCTATTAAGCCTAAACTAAAACCTACTAAAATCCCAGATATTATCGAGAGTATATATTGGAGAAGAGTTATTGTTACATTAAATGGTACCATATTATGTTAGTTTTATTTAAACTTTAAAAAGTTATACTTTATTAAAATATAGATAACTAATGCTATCAAAACTATTGATAGTATAATATAATCAAACCTTGTTAATTCCGAAACTATAGGTT includes:
- a CDS encoding sulfite exporter TauE/SafE family protein, which translates into the protein MVPFNVTITLLQYILSIISGILVGFSLGLIGGGGSILAIPLLLYFVGLANGVPPSSPEYSYITHLTIGTTALAVGLNAYINSFMHWKKGNVRVAEGVIFTIPGIVGDVIGAYISHLMSGALILFLFGFLMIAVAIRMWKSRCNPKNLNNQQSSNSLSLKQRVKLNRVITAGLLVGFASGYFGIGGGFLVVPGLLFSTGIDMLRAVGTSLIAVGTFGVVTSATFAYYGYIDVVISLLYLVGGILGGYVGSNVASRLPRQTLRKIFAIVIIIVAIYTMYLNRVGIIELTHLL